The Paenibacillus sp. FSL R7-0204 genome includes a region encoding these proteins:
- a CDS encoding YuiB family protein: protein MGFIPVFVLAVLFFVMMFGIGFILNMLMKTTWFPAYLFVIVILPVVVYSIWDRSAMSLWEHLSTFHIVDYLTGIAGLAGAVLSGWTIQKLRLGGYKMF, encoded by the coding sequence GTTTGTTCTGGCCGTTTTATTCTTTGTGATGATGTTCGGCATTGGCTTCATTCTTAACATGCTGATGAAGACTACCTGGTTCCCTGCCTATCTGTTCGTCATTGTCATTCTTCCGGTGGTGGTCTACTCTATCTGGGACCGGAGCGCGATGTCCTTATGGGAGCACCTCTCTACCTTCCACATTGTGGATTATCTTACCGGGATCGCTGGTCTTGCCGGAGCGGTGCTGAGCGGCTGGACCATTCAGAAGCTGCGGCTGGGCGGATACAAGATGTTCTAA
- a CDS encoding helicase DnaB, with product MRMSNLHHFTEHHRYCVSREFGLSHLDGRMLGSVYQPMVGAFAISLYRLLFEHIPAESIGYSGVEQQRRLFMTLGVEPNEKGRKYMVDQASRLEAVGLLQTCRLYAAENDDYMYEYELMPPLSPADFFATQHLTLLLRDKIGKFAVLSLREQFWHREPEEWSGRSIGKENISLPFYDIFELNTHVIDYELEQALAEVASVRQPGTTQEADSNIAYSDIILRFPRESVNRAHVEKLRFDHNQMGVINYVARKYELGPQDVCRLLDEDDVFTPDGEVILDTLQYKASQHFRQDMKRQEKREIAAAKVVSLRSAAEEESDPSAVPVEQAVEMEFYVEVPPQFLSKCDIHQYNMMLRNEPYTRLLQTFFPGAVPGQLMDIFEKIDLNYKLSGEVINVLIHYLMTMVASGGDQRMNRNFVEAIASNMLVKQVNTYEKAVRYIRDQSKVKGKGAASASSGTGTAGTRQRSYTKSGGRSGKQEIPIVLDDGSAGTVSEEEFAAMMKKAAEIKASKKKGVLRTP from the coding sequence ATGCGTATGAGCAACCTGCATCATTTTACTGAACATCATCGGTACTGCGTTTCCCGCGAATTCGGTCTAAGCCATCTGGACGGCCGTATGCTGGGCTCTGTCTATCAGCCAATGGTAGGCGCGTTCGCCATCAGCCTGTACAGATTGCTGTTCGAGCATATTCCGGCTGAATCTATCGGTTATTCCGGGGTGGAGCAGCAGCGCAGGCTCTTTATGACTCTGGGCGTTGAACCTAACGAGAAGGGCCGTAAATATATGGTAGACCAGGCTTCCCGGCTGGAAGCGGTGGGACTGCTGCAGACCTGCCGGCTGTATGCCGCGGAGAACGATGATTATATGTACGAGTACGAGCTAATGCCGCCGCTGTCGCCGGCTGATTTTTTTGCAACCCAGCATCTGACGCTGCTGCTCCGGGATAAGATCGGCAAGTTCGCTGTGCTGTCGCTGCGTGAGCAGTTCTGGCACCGGGAACCCGAGGAATGGAGCGGGCGGTCGATAGGAAAAGAGAATATTTCACTGCCCTTTTATGATATTTTTGAGCTGAATACCCATGTGATCGACTATGAGCTGGAGCAGGCCCTGGCCGAGGTAGCCTCCGTGCGTCAGCCCGGCACCACCCAAGAGGCTGATTCGAATATAGCCTACAGCGATATTATCCTGCGCTTCCCGCGTGAATCGGTGAACCGTGCGCATGTCGAGAAGCTGCGTTTTGATCATAATCAGATGGGCGTCATTAATTATGTGGCCCGCAAATACGAGCTTGGCCCGCAGGATGTATGCCGCCTGCTGGATGAGGATGATGTCTTCACGCCGGATGGAGAGGTGATTCTGGATACGCTGCAGTACAAGGCAAGCCAGCATTTCCGTCAGGATATGAAACGCCAGGAGAAAAGAGAGATTGCCGCCGCCAAGGTGGTGTCGCTGCGTTCCGCCGCTGAGGAAGAGAGTGATCCCTCGGCAGTGCCGGTGGAGCAGGCTGTCGAAATGGAGTTCTATGTAGAAGTGCCTCCGCAATTTCTGTCCAAATGCGACATTCACCAATATAATATGATGCTGCGCAACGAGCCTTATACACGGCTATTGCAGACGTTCTTCCCGGGGGCGGTTCCGGGCCAGCTGATGGATATCTTCGAGAAGATTGATCTGAACTATAAGCTCAGCGGCGAAGTGATCAATGTGCTGATCCATTATCTGATGACGATGGTGGCTTCCGGCGGCGATCAGCGGATGAACCGCAACTTCGTGGAGGCGATTGCCTCCAATATGCTGGTGAAGCAGGTGAATACTTATGAGAAGGCTGTGCGCTATATCCGCGACCAGTCGAAGGTGAAGGGCAAGGGGGCGGCTTCCGCCTCCTCCGGCACAGGCACAGCGGGAACCCGCCAGCGTTCGTATACGAAGAGCGGCGGCCGTTCCGGCAAACAGGAGATTCCGATTGTGCTTGATGACGGCAGCGCCGGAACCGTATCGGAAGAGGAATTCGCGGCGATGATGAAGAAAGCGGCCGAGATCAAGGCCAGCAAGAAAAAAGGCGTTCTGAGAACGCCCTGA
- the dnaI gene encoding primosomal protein DnaI, translating into MESMGEVLRSMNNPALRQRSRDLEQTLLNHPLVKELQAEHPELDESRLRLHLSRLYQYVEEDRHCKNCPGLANCPNDFQGHYSKLSVETVNGVTDLYERKTPCKLKIAQDNQDNVRKRIRSFYVDERVLNGGYDEMDIMGKDPRRASAVNKIFDYIGAVRAGGLTSRGIYLQGSFGTGKTFLMCYLLHELAISGYSGVIVYMPDFIEELKLIMMDNQKLKEMVDTMKNCDLLIFDDIGAENLNPWARDHVLGAILNYRMNRKPTFYTSNYPLDGLEKHLSITSKDGEEVYKGQRLMDRIAPFVDVIPLHGENQRGKARG; encoded by the coding sequence ATGGAGTCTATGGGCGAAGTGCTGCGTTCGATGAACAACCCTGCTCTGCGCCAGCGCTCCCGTGACCTGGAGCAGACCCTGCTGAACCATCCCCTCGTCAAGGAGCTTCAGGCTGAGCATCCCGAGCTGGACGAGTCCCGGCTGCGGCTGCACTTGAGCCGTCTGTACCAGTATGTCGAGGAGGACCGGCATTGTAAGAACTGCCCCGGCCTGGCGAATTGCCCGAATGATTTCCAGGGGCATTACAGCAAGCTGTCGGTGGAGACGGTGAACGGTGTAACGGATCTGTATGAACGCAAAACGCCGTGCAAGCTGAAGATTGCGCAGGATAATCAGGATAATGTCCGCAAACGGATTCGCAGCTTCTATGTGGATGAGCGGGTACTGAACGGCGGATATGATGAGATGGATATTATGGGCAAGGACCCCCGGCGGGCCTCAGCCGTGAATAAGATATTTGACTATATAGGAGCTGTGCGGGCAGGGGGCCTGACTTCGCGGGGGATTTATCTGCAGGGCAGCTTTGGGACCGGCAAAACCTTCCTGATGTGCTATCTGCTCCATGAGCTGGCTATCTCTGGCTACAGCGGCGTGATTGTCTACATGCCGGATTTTATCGAGGAACTGAAGCTGATCATGATGGACAACCAGAAGCTGAAGGAAATGGTCGACACGATGAAGAACTGTGATCTGCTCATCTTCGATGACATCGGAGCCGAGAATCTCAATCCCTGGGCGCGTGACCATGTGCTCGGAGCAATCCTGAACTACCGGATGAACCGCAAGCCGACCTTCTACACCTCGAATTATCCGCTCGACGGGCTGGAGAAGCACCTCAGCATCACCAGCAAGGACGGGGAAGAGGTCTACAAGGGCCAGAGGCTGATGGACCGGATTGCCCCGTTCGTAGACGTGATTCCGCTGCATGGGGAGAACCAGCGGGGCAAGGCCAGAGGCTGA
- a CDS encoding glycoside hydrolase family 43 protein, whose protein sequence is MKKLVSLAVAGLLASALYSPVSFADNPVVQTIYTADPAPLVYNDTVYLYTGHDEDNSTYYTMNDWRVYSSKDMANWTDHGSPLSYKAFSWSSGEAWASQVIERNGKFYFYVTAKSTSLGRPAIGVAVSNSPTGPFVDAIGKPLVSSSWGDIDPTVYVDSDGQAYLYWGNPTLKYVKLNPDMISYNQSTGIVQVPMTTDSFGVRNGNADRQTLYEEGPWFYKRGSLYYMVYAASGIPENIAYSTSSSPTGPWKYRGIIMPTQGGSFTNHPGIIDFKGRSYFFYHNGALPGGGGFTRSVGVEQFTYNADGSFPVINMTTAGPQPIATLNPYIRTQAETSAWAAGVETETTSDTEGGMNVGFIDHGDYLKIKNVNFGAGASGFEARVASAGSGGNIELRLDSPTGALVGTCAVQNTGGWQSWVTKTCTVNGASGTHDLYLKFTGGSGYLFNINWWKFSAS, encoded by the coding sequence ATGAAAAAGCTTGTCAGCCTTGCTGTCGCAGGCTTGTTGGCATCGGCGCTATATTCCCCGGTATCGTTCGCCGACAACCCTGTTGTGCAGACCATCTACACGGCAGACCCGGCCCCGCTTGTATACAATGATACGGTCTACCTGTACACCGGACATGACGAAGACAACTCGACCTACTATACGATGAATGATTGGAGGGTCTACTCTTCCAAGGACATGGCGAACTGGACAGATCACGGGTCACCGCTATCCTATAAGGCGTTCAGTTGGTCTAGCGGAGAAGCTTGGGCCAGCCAGGTGATTGAGCGCAACGGCAAATTCTACTTTTATGTCACGGCAAAAAGCACTTCGCTCGGTCGGCCCGCCATCGGCGTCGCCGTTTCGAACAGCCCGACCGGCCCATTCGTGGACGCCATCGGCAAACCGCTCGTCTCCAGCAGCTGGGGCGACATTGATCCGACGGTTTATGTGGACAGTGACGGCCAAGCTTATCTCTACTGGGGGAACCCGACACTGAAATATGTGAAGCTGAACCCGGATATGATCTCCTACAACCAGAGCACAGGTATTGTGCAGGTGCCTATGACCACAGACAGCTTCGGTGTGCGAAACGGCAATGCTGACAGACAGACCCTCTACGAAGAAGGACCCTGGTTCTACAAACGCGGCAGCTTATACTACATGGTCTACGCCGCAAGCGGCATTCCTGAGAATATCGCTTATTCCACCAGCTCTTCGCCGACCGGACCGTGGAAGTACAGAGGGATCATTATGCCCACCCAAGGCGGCAGCTTTACGAATCATCCCGGCATTATCGATTTCAAAGGGCGCTCCTATTTCTTTTATCATAATGGCGCCTTGCCTGGAGGGGGCGGCTTCACCCGGTCAGTGGGGGTAGAGCAATTCACCTACAACGCGGACGGAAGCTTCCCGGTCATCAATATGACAACCGCCGGACCGCAGCCCATCGCCACCCTTAACCCCTATATCAGAACACAAGCCGAGACCAGCGCATGGGCAGCCGGGGTAGAGACCGAGACCACCTCAGACACGGAAGGGGGAATGAATGTCGGCTTCATAGATCACGGCGATTATCTCAAAATCAAAAATGTGAACTTCGGCGCCGGAGCTTCCGGCTTCGAGGCCCGGGTAGCGTCAGCAGGCAGCGGCGGTAATATCGAACTGAGGCTGGACAGTCCAACTGGAGCACTGGTCGGTACCTGTGCGGTACAGAATACCGGGGGCTGGCAGAGCTGGGTGACCAAGACATGCACGGTCAACGGAGCAAGCGGGACTCATGACCTCTACCTGAAATTCACAGGCGGCAGCGGGTACTTGTTCAATATTAATTGGTGGAAATTCAGCGCCAGCTGA
- a CDS encoding YqzM family protein, translating into MDVNVNAQVRDPREHINEEPRNDLGDLMAGFFGMTGFMTVVFFGMVIIKYLSE; encoded by the coding sequence ATGGACGTCAATGTCAACGCACAGGTCCGTGACCCGCGGGAGCATATCAATGAGGAGCCCCGCAACGATCTTGGTGATCTTATGGCCGGTTTCTTCGGAATGACCGGCTTCATGACCGTGGTCTTCTTCGGAATGGTAATCATCAAGTATTTATCCGAATAG
- a CDS encoding GNAT family N-acetyltransferase, producing the protein MIIQAIIGQAVSEGYTALSLSVDPENQAAVRLYDRLGFQFHGISGTSWTMKLDITN; encoded by the coding sequence ATGATCATTCAGGCCATTATTGGACAAGCTGTATCCGAGGGGTACACCGCCCTTTCTCTCAGCGTTGATCCGGAGAATCAGGCGGCCGTCCGGTTATATGACAGACTCGGATTTCAGTTTCACGGAATTTCTGGAACCTCCTGGACGATGAAGTTGGATATTACAAATTAA
- the trxA gene encoding thioredoxin → MAIVNVSDQSFVNEVEGQGTVVVDFWAPWCGPCKMLAPILEELSTELGDDVKIAKLNVDENPETASRFGVMSIPTLIFFKDGQPVDKVVGLNSKDSLKNIVAKHQ, encoded by the coding sequence ATGGCTATCGTGAACGTGTCTGACCAATCCTTCGTGAATGAAGTGGAAGGTCAAGGTACTGTAGTAGTAGATTTCTGGGCACCTTGGTGCGGCCCTTGCAAAATGCTTGCCCCCATTCTCGAGGAATTGTCCACCGAGCTGGGTGACGATGTGAAGATCGCTAAATTGAATGTGGATGAGAATCCTGAGACAGCTTCCCGTTTTGGAGTAATGAGTATTCCTACTCTGATCTTCTTCAAAGACGGCCAGCCTGTGGACAAAGTCGTAGGACTGAACTCCAAGGATTCCCTTAAGAATATCGTAGCTAAGCATCAATAA
- the uvrC gene encoding excinuclease ABC subunit UvrC, which produces MDYMDNIRNKLALLPDLPGCYLMKNQEGTIIYVGKAKVLKNRVRSYFTGSHNGKTQRLVANIVDFEYIVTSSNMEALILECNLIKKHMPRYNVLLKDDKTFPYLKITNEAHPRLEVTRRVLKDKAKYFGPYPNSYAAQQTKKLLDRMYPLRKCGVMPKEVCLYYHMGQCLAPCEKEVPKSAYEEIIQNISSFLGGGHDAVKKDLQKKMQEAAEELYFERAKELRDQIQHIDAVMEKQKINTADTKDRDVFGYAVDKGWMCVQILYMRQGKMIQRHSSAFPFYGEAYSDFMSYVTQYYSDNPALPQEILLPDMASAGMLPPEAGSAPGQGSSVLPAGGMPSGQALMAALGAEDESEASAQTGEAGIAGEGLAGAPAAADEAVQGQEEQEGAAEGTVDAAGGAAALQEWLGIKVLVPQRGLKKQMIGMACQNSRVALNEKFRLIERDEERTSGAASSLGQSLGLDSLNRIEAFDNSNIQGANPVSAMVVFIDGKPARKEYRKYKVRTVQGPDDYETMREVIRRRYERVLKENLPQPDLIVVDGGKGQISSAIDILQNELGLFIPVCGLVKDDKHRTAQLLVGDSAEPVSLARDSQEFYLLQRIQDEVHRFAITFHREQRGKSMVTSKLDSIPGIGDKRRKLLLKHFGSLKKIKEASIEDFKVLSIGEKLAGQILEALKDEEPSI; this is translated from the coding sequence ATGGATTATATGGATAATATCCGCAACAAGCTTGCGCTGCTGCCTGATCTGCCCGGCTGCTATCTGATGAAGAATCAAGAGGGTACGATCATCTATGTCGGCAAGGCCAAGGTGCTGAAGAACCGCGTGCGCTCCTACTTTACCGGCAGCCATAACGGGAAGACGCAGCGGCTGGTCGCCAATATTGTTGATTTCGAATATATCGTGACATCGAGTAATATGGAAGCACTCATTCTGGAGTGCAATCTGATCAAGAAGCATATGCCGCGCTACAACGTGCTGCTGAAGGATGACAAGACCTTTCCTTATCTGAAAATCACGAACGAAGCCCATCCGCGCCTGGAGGTTACCCGCCGGGTGCTGAAAGATAAAGCTAAATATTTCGGCCCGTATCCCAATAGCTACGCCGCCCAGCAGACCAAGAAGCTGCTCGACCGGATGTATCCGCTGCGCAAATGCGGGGTGATGCCGAAGGAGGTCTGCCTGTACTACCACATGGGCCAATGCCTGGCTCCGTGCGAGAAGGAAGTGCCGAAGTCGGCCTATGAGGAGATTATCCAGAATATCTCATCCTTCCTCGGGGGCGGACATGATGCGGTGAAGAAGGATCTGCAGAAGAAGATGCAGGAGGCGGCCGAGGAGCTGTATTTCGAGCGGGCCAAGGAGCTGCGCGACCAGATTCAGCACATCGACGCCGTCATGGAGAAGCAGAAGATCAATACGGCTGACACCAAGGACCGTGACGTCTTCGGTTATGCGGTGGACAAGGGCTGGATGTGTGTGCAGATCCTGTACATGCGGCAGGGGAAAATGATTCAGCGCCACTCGTCTGCTTTTCCGTTCTACGGGGAGGCGTACAGTGATTTCATGTCTTACGTGACGCAGTATTACAGCGACAATCCCGCGCTGCCGCAGGAAATCCTGCTGCCGGATATGGCCAGCGCCGGAATGCTTCCGCCGGAAGCAGGCAGCGCTCCCGGCCAGGGAAGCAGTGTGCTTCCGGCCGGAGGAATGCCGAGCGGTCAGGCGCTGATGGCGGCCTTGGGCGCAGAGGATGAGTCGGAGGCCAGTGCGCAGACCGGTGAGGCGGGAATCGCAGGTGAGGGTCTTGCGGGTGCTCCGGCAGCGGCTGATGAAGCTGTGCAGGGGCAGGAGGAGCAGGAGGGGGCAGCCGAAGGAACCGTGGATGCGGCCGGAGGCGCAGCCGCCCTGCAGGAATGGCTGGGCATCAAGGTGCTGGTGCCGCAGCGCGGGCTGAAGAAGCAGATGATCGGCATGGCCTGCCAGAACAGCCGGGTTGCGCTGAATGAGAAGTTCCGCCTGATCGAGCGGGACGAGGAGCGCACCTCCGGGGCGGCCAGCAGTCTGGGGCAGAGCCTGGGGCTGGACTCGCTGAACCGGATCGAAGCGTTCGATAACTCGAATATCCAAGGGGCCAATCCGGTCTCGGCCATGGTGGTCTTCATCGATGGCAAGCCCGCCCGCAAAGAGTACCGTAAGTATAAGGTCCGCACCGTACAGGGGCCGGATGATTATGAGACGATGCGCGAGGTGATCCGGCGGCGTTATGAACGGGTGCTGAAGGAGAATCTGCCGCAGCCGGATCTGATCGTAGTCGATGGAGGCAAGGGCCAGATCTCTTCGGCGATCGATATTCTGCAGAATGAGCTGGGATTATTCATTCCGGTCTGCGGTCTGGTCAAGGATGACAAGCACAGAACCGCCCAGCTGCTGGTCGGCGACTCTGCCGAGCCGGTCTCGCTCGCGCGAGACAGCCAGGAGTTCTACCTGCTGCAGCGTATCCAGGATGAGGTTCACCGGTTCGCCATTACGTTCCACCGGGAGCAGCGCGGCAAATCGATGGTTACCTCGAAGCTGGATTCGATTCCGGGCATTGGGGATAAGCGCCGGAAGCTGCTGCTGAAGCATTTCGGGTCGCTTAAGAAGATCAAGGAAGCCTCCATCGAGGATTTCAAGGTGCTCTCCATCGGCGAGAAGCTGGCCGGTCAGATTCTGGAGGCGCTGAAGGACGAGGAGCCGTCAATCTGA